Part of the Lolium rigidum isolate FL_2022 chromosome 6, APGP_CSIRO_Lrig_0.1, whole genome shotgun sequence genome, GCACGAGAGGAAGAAGCGACCGCGACGCCAGATAAGGAGAGGGATCTGGCGGAGTGGGGAGGGGATCGGGTTGCGGGAGCCGGCGGCGTGGGGAGGGGAGCGGGTAGCGGGCGCCGGCGGCGTGGGGATGGAGGGTAGCGGGCGCCATCGAGGAGAGCGGGTGGCGGCGTGAGGAAGGAGAGGCTCGGTTGTGCGGTCGGGACGCCAGACAGGACCATCTCTTTGGTCGGGAAAAACTGAGGGACGTTTTCGAAAAAATACTGGTACGACACTTTccgcgggacggagggagtactttactGGTATGTAGAGACATAAATTTCTTGGACAATACTTGTGCCTTCGAATCTTCCACCTATGTTTAACCATTAAAAATCTTACATATCATATTCATGGACTCCAATTAAATTAGACTAACACGCCTATGCAGAGTTCACCCATCTTAATTAGAAATTGAAACATCCAGTAGCAATACATTACCGTGTGCAGGGTGAACATCCACGATGGAGGGAGAGAAGATGCGTATGATCCAGCATGTGCATGCCCCGCCCTGCTCTGCTGTCTAAGCAGTATATCACGCTGATGCATGCTATGGATGGATAAACATGCATGAGACCAGGGTTCCGTTCTGCTAAACCTGCCAGATAGCCGGTCAGAGCACTATTCGTCGGTAGCCGGATGAGAAATTCAGCGGCCGGGCGGCGCTAGCAATAAGATGATGCCGCATCGTAGATCCGTTTTCCAGCTTCCAGAGCCCTACGGGTGAGATTTTTTTTCTTTGCGTGGATCCCTAGGGAGGTCAGCTAATGCGACTTGATCCAATGGATGTTAATGCGCGATAGGAATATCAGACGGTTAACTTTTCTTGTTACCTGAGGATTAACATGGTTACTTCaagggagtctccaattagtaaatatataaaattacgTACTATTATTTAGTGGTAATTAAGTACAAACATGAGTCATCATTGTTGGAGCTGGCATTTAGTATTTTCCAATTAGGTATGCTAAACTAATGTATATTTTGTGCTCCCGAAGAATCATTAGACACTACCATGAGGCAATTGGCTAGCTAGATACATATATCTGCAGTACCGTTACATGTTTCATGCACATTTTCAGTTTTTACTTGTGTGTTTTGCCTGTATATAGGTGATGGTATTTCTTAGCCTGAATGGATATCAAATACATTAATTGCTTGTTTAGATAAAGTATATTGACAATGGTTCTTGTGCACTGGATTAATTTTTGTGTCCGATACCTATCcttcaggaaaaagaaaaaaaaagtgctaGCTTCGGTTGGGTTGAAAAACAGCCAAGCTTAATTAATCAATCGGGGATGGGCGGTAGAGCAAATAGAGAGCGATAGCCAACATGTTTAGCTATAGATAGAAGGTTTTATTTTCTGCAACAAGTTTTGTGATGTCATTGTTCATCgtgcattttttttccttttttggtcGTAGTAAGCAGCTTATTCCTTAAATCTACCATAAGTGCTTTCAGCTCTCATGATCTCTGCAAGTATGAGTACTACAACCACGAGGGAGGGGCATGGGATGAATCGAAGCTAAGGGAGTTTTTCTATGAGGCAGATGTCCAGGATATTCTGAAAATACATGTTGGTAGGGCGGGTATGGAGGACTTTATAGCTTGGAATCACACAAAATCTGGGATTTTCTCAGTAAAGTCGGCGTACCACCTGGCGGTTCAAAGGAAAAAGTCTGGGAAGGGAGGGCAGGAATCCTCTCGTTCATGTGACCAACAAAAGGGGTGGCTTCAATGTGGGGGACAAATGTGCCAGGCAAGGTGAAGGTGCACTTCTCGCGACTGATTGAGAACGGACTTGCTGTGGGGAAGGAGCTCAAACACATGTGTATAAAAGACGGTATTATCTGTCTTGTGTGCCACAGAGAGGAGAGCTTATCTTACAGATTCTGGTCCTGCCCTCACTCGTCCATGACTTGGCAGCTCCTGGAAGGCGCGTTGGCGGTGGTAATGGAAAAACCTCCTGCTCATCTGGCTTGTCATTCCCAACTTAAAGGCTGGCTTCTAGACTGGATTGGCAAGTTGGATGGTAGGCTGGCTGCTATGGTGATGATGCTTATTTACAACCTGTGGCAAGCCAAGAATGATGCGAGGGAATCAAAGCGGCACGAGGATCCGAGGATTATAGTCAGGAAGACcttggatatggtggaggagtggTTTAATATCCACATCAATTCTAACCCGGCCTCAATGAAGACGAGGGATCGCTGGAGTCCCCCGAATGATGGTTGGCACAAGGTTAACGTTGATGGCGCTTTTCACTCTGCTGATGGTATTGGAGGAGGCGGTGTGGTCGTTCGCGATCATCATGGTAGCTTCGTGGCGGGAGCATGCCATTTTTTCCCGCACTTGTCGGATGCGGAGGGGGCTGAGCTGTTGGCGTGCAAAAGGGGTCTACTGGTGGCGAAAGAGGTGCGGAGTCGACGAGTCATTTTGGAGACGGACAATGTCGAGGTTGCAGCGAAACTGAGTAGGAAGGACCAGGATCGATCAGTGTACGGTCCTCTAGTGTCTGAAATAAAAGCTCTTCTTCAAGGTTTCGATGAGTCCTTGGTGCAAGCGGTGAGGAGGTCAGCAAATGAAGCTGCTCACAGTATGGCGAAACAAGGCTGCGTGAATAAATTGTGTAAGGTGTGGTCTAGGATTATTCCTGATTGCATTGTGAACCTGGTTGTATCAGACATGGTTTCGAATTAATACATCGCAGCTcttttatctcaaaaaaaaagatcTCTGCAAGTATGAGTACTACAACCACGAGGGATATCATGTCCATCTATGCAACTTACGGTATGAAAGACACAGATCCAGTGTCTTGCCTCTATCAAGTCACAGTTGAACAGTGAGGCGCCTTGCCCATTTTATATAAAAACGTTTTCATTGAAGGTTGTATGTAACTAGAAAAAtcattttaccgaaacatgacgctaTTTTGTATAATATATTAAAATTTATGTTTGTGAATTTTCCTAACAACTAAAACACATATATAATACATGGTCATCTCAAAGAATTTTATCTTTTGGAAATTTCAAacattttcttgtatttttttttttaaactggTAAGTCGATTCCGAGGGGAGGAGGGGCTGTTGCGTGGAGCAAAAACAAAGGTTATGCCAACGGTTCCTAACGCCGTTGGCTCGCCATCACCCCTGTGTGGATGGCCAGACCGAGCATGTgctgacggtggccgtcggcacaagctTTCCCGTGCTGATGGCCTTCTTCGCGGGCTGCCATGTTCGGTGTCTGTGTCAATGGCCTCGATAAAAAGTCGTCGACACAATGCATGGCCATCTGCACCTTGACGGTTTCCCATAGTGGATGTTGGAGCAGGAGGATGGCGAGGAGAAGGAGAGCGACTTCGTCTCTATGCAACAGGAGCAGGTTATTCAAGTGGTCTCTGCGTACGGCCGCGTGTGAGGAGCGGAAGCCGcctcaccaatgactgcaacggCGACCAGTTGGACCGCAGTTTCTTCTAGGACACCCCGTTCGAGGCGCGCACACCTTTTGGCAGACACACCTTCTATACCAGAACAAGCAGCCTACGACGAAGTGGTAGCATCACCAGTGATGCTCCACTGCCGCATCCTTTAGTGTCGCTGGTGAagctcaagaggaaccctaggacaaccacctttattTGGCAGATCAGCAAGCCCCcacgccgctgcccgccggtcgaCCTCATCGGCGGAGGAAGACGCCACTGACCTCTGACCCGTCCAAGAGTCGTCCGCCGCCGCCCCAACACCGAAGTAGGCCACCAATGCGAGCCGCCGGGAGGAATAGGTGCAGAGGACCCACCGACCACCACCAGGCACGACCACACCACTGTAGACGCCGGATCCGCATCCGTCGGGGTCACCCCTGCTGTCACTCGACCATCGTAGCCCTAGCCAAGGCAGCCAGGCGTGACGCGCCGCAGAACCAGCGCCCGAGGCCGCCACACCGGATCCTGCCCTGGATCCCATCACGCCGACCACCGACCAGCCCCACCACCGGCTGGCTATCATCGCCGCCAATACAGAGCCTCCTCCGCGATTCGAGATGGGGGACCTGCGCTACCCAGAGCATCACAGGCTATGCCCGCATGCGCGCGCCGACGAGAGTAGGGAGGAAGGAGATCAGATGAGGGGGCGGGAAGTCGCGGTctcgcggcggcgctagggtttctgCCCGAGCCACCCTACGTGCGTGGCAGCGCGAGTCGAGTATtattagattttgaaaaaagcAGTTGGTGAATCTAAAACCAACCTAAAAAAATGGGGAGGATTTTacttcccggcctctgcaccaactagagatgcacacaaccattaagCATgatactagtagaaaacagggctttcgttcGAAGCTACCTAGAGCATTCATCTAGTCCGCATTACAAACCAGAACTAATGTGAGAATTAGTATCGGTTCGAATGGCTAGGATGCTAAAaagttttagtcccggttcgtaatataACCTTTAGTCTCGGTGAATGGAGATGGGGCAGGCTTCGCTGGTGCGAGCCTatttagtcctggttggtgtccccaacctgaACTAAAGGTCCACCCTTTAGTCCTAGTAGGAGGTTTTCTGTGTTTTTTTTGCTCCCCATGCActccacccaccaccaccaccacccgtaGATCGCCTTTTTAGCCCtttaaatacaaaataaaatgttaaaataaaatcttttgagattcttgtatgttacacAACCTACTACTAGGGGAAATaaacaaattttaatttttaccTTTTCAGTTAATTTCTCAGTAAAATGggaatatcttttgcatacgacgtaaaAAAAAGTATAACATATGAAAATGATCATCTGAAAAAGTAACATTCGATTTCACCTAGGTTACCCGGTTAGCTAAATTTTATACTCTCAAACTACCAAAGGGAAATATGAAATATTTTCAGATTTTAGAttatgaaaaaaaattagaaaataaaaaattatttttaagTATTTaataaagattattattacatcgttacttttgtttattagaagaattattttgaattcaaacaacaacaaaatgtgaCATCGTgaaggttaataggattgatatgatagtaataTCAATAACATGGGTGCAAAGAGAACTCGGAAGTTAATTGTGCCAGTTGGAGTAGTTTGAGGTGGGTGACCGAGCAGGAAGTTTGACtatgagtaagtaatttgactagagattaaatgtagttagagactaaaccggTGAAACAACACAAATATTATGAATTCtgaagaaaaaatagaaaaaaaagagaagggtctttagtcccgatttgtaATGCAATCGGGACTAAAGAGAGGGTCTAGTCCCGATTCCGTAGTCCCGAATGCAAAACCGAGACTAAAGACCCTACCATCCGGGACTGAatcccttttttctactagtgagtacTAAAATTTGGGTTAATGGGCTAGAGCATTTAGGTTCGATGGACAAGCTTTGGAGGTTCTAGAGTTTTTTTTGGCGTAAAGGTTTTTGAGTTAGGgttgtttttttttctgaaaaaagTTAAAGCTTGGTTTTCTTGCTACACTCAAACCTATTTCAGAATATATTATTACTTACCATTCATGTCAACTAACTTTTCAATGGAATAGGATCATTGGATCATTTTTTTTACAAACACCAAGTATATAGTAGAAGAGTGGCGAATCAACATGTGGGCATGTCCAACGAATACCCTGTATGCCACCAAGGGCCCAATGACATCCTTCATTTGATGTTTGTCTATCCGGTAGCCAAAAAGATGCGGCGAGACACGAGAGCAAGGTTTGGAGCAAGTAATCAAGGAAGCAATTGTTAGTCATCGTGTTGGTTGTGCGGTCCTCGGAGACCTTCTCCGCCTTGAGACCACCGCGATGCTCGGATTTGATATTGCCAGGCTTGAAGAAGACGATAGAAGGCGACATAAAGGTGATGAGCATGTACATCCGCTAAATAAATACAAAATGTCGATCCTAGGAATTACTGCCAATGTAGCATAGGCATATTCTCGTCCGAGCAATTCACTTGTGCCTAGATGGTGCAAGCTTTAACCGAGGCAACTAATGATCAACATCGGTGCGTCTTTCCAcactgatgtttgtgcaggttcccTTGGAGAGATGATTCGCGACTACCGGGAGACCTTTATCGTTGCTTCAATGGCGCATCTACCTCACGTGGCTAGCAATTTGTCATTTGCTAGTACTCCTATTCATTATCCTTCGTTACTGATATGGGGtgtcccgatcttctcagtaagcaacggtggtgatgatggtcatgaggtgatggcagcggagaaacacgacgatgttgtggatgataacttgtatgacgcaacgagatctcttgattggtccctgtcgcccatgcaacagctctcaacactgcaagatattcgcaactccacacacttgcgcacgtagccgccgaccaggaagcggtaagttgcaaccgtaattcccaatggaacagcagatcacacaagactttatcaggatctacacaatatcaagcaatatggtgtagggattcaatagtttgctAAAgcgaacaactaagaactagggtttatcttaaacgtggtctaaagcagctagggggtcgtccaaggcacttatataggcgtccgggacaagttctggtcgaaaagatacaagtaaaaccgacccagaatagatctggtcgagacagactcggactagtccggtctggaatccggttgaccgggtctgggaccgggctggccggtctggaccgggccctggaccgggcggcaaccggaagtgTCGCAAAAGTTCTTCCGGTCGGCCCCGGTACgatgcccggttggcgccggggtgaatccggtctgccgcccggttggaccgggccagggaccgggcgcgccagcGTGCcgaccggtctgaccgggtgctggaccggcccggacgtcttcttctcctctcgcgcatgcctcccgctcctccgtcgcgcgtccatgagatatcttcatgtccagctccatgtccagcttcacgtccatcttgacgtctgtcttcacgtccagctgctcctctactcttcGTGTGATGCTTGTCTCCTTTTGATACCTGATGacacataagtaacaggacttaggcagtataaagttctcatcaatcaaagtatcgtttagaaataaATTCACCTGTTATTTAAGTAGCTtcacacgagcccttgtaattggtccaatccgaacttcatcggacttgagcttcacagcaggttcatcttcatttgtcaatgacggagatagtggtgtagtagggatgtcctcatcagttaCTCATTAGTTTTACTCGTACTCACTTTATACCTATAAACTCATTAAAAAAGCTCCGAAGACGGAAGAGAACTTGAATCAttaatttagtcaacaaaatagACCAAATTAGTGGTCAAAGTTTTTTCTCGGAAACTTTAGGGGGATGTATATAGAGGGAGTAGTACCATTCATTGATTCTTCACTACTCATTTGATTTACTCGCACTATCTTCATTTATTAATTTGATATGGTATTACTACATACCATGAAGAAAAATGAATGGACATATCGAAATTAAGGAGCATCATTTATCGCAAGGATTTTCTCCCGTCCAGCGTTCCATATATGAGTTGTGACGCGAGCGGTACAGGTAACAACTCCTAGGTGCAAAATGCATACAAGCACAATGGGGAGGGCAGCGACGATGTCCCTAGCTATGTCTCTCATCCTACTCATCGCGATGTTCTCCACCCTTCCCGCCGCCCACGCCGACGCCGGTTTCATCTCCCGCACATGCAAGAAGACCAAGAACGCCGCCATGTGTGTGGCCGTGCTGCGTGACGCCCCGGAGAGCACCAAGGCCTCCACCGCGCACGGCCTCGCCGGCATCGCGCTGCAGATCGCCATCGACACCGCCGACCACAACGGCGCGGTCATCGGCGACCTGGCCAAGAAGAGCCAGGGTACGCCCCAGGGGGACGCGCTGGCCGTCTGCCTCGGGGCCTATGTCGATGCTGCCATGGACCTCGACATCGACGGCcgctccggcttcgatggcgggGACTACGCTGGCACGTCCAAGCTCTTGTCGGGCGCAAAGGGCGCTGGCGATGCATGCGAGAACGCGTTCAAGGGGATCGGCAAAATGCCCCCCGTTACCGCCATAGATATCATGATGACGGAGCGCTGCAGTGTTGCTGCCGACCTCGTTGACCTGCTTATCCACAAATGACCACACATTGTTCTTGGCTTGGTTATGCATGTTGCTATCAATTATGGTTACTCGATACATCTCATAATATTTTAGTGTCAACAAAGGAGTTTTTGAAATAACGAATTGTACCATTGTCATTTTGGCCGCAATACATGATTTGCGACTTCTTTGGCGAAGTTGTTTGCATCCACTATAAAGGAATGAGAGAACGCATATCGAGTTATTTACATAAAGTCTTGTTGGTGATTGATTTTGTCATAAAAAATCAGTTTACTCCCCAAATTATCTAGTATAAGAAGTAAATAGACCTCACAATTCAGAATTTACCTCGAATGTATGCGATTTTCAATGCAGCTGATGTCAATGCAAGTAAACCCGATCTCATTTACCTTGAATTCATTTGGTACCTACGACTGGCTCACGTGTTTGCCACAGGCGCCTCTAGGAGGACTGCCGCCACAGGTCGAGACTCCCTGCACAGCCGCCGCTCCCCACCTGACCCCTCCCTGCACCGCCGCCCCTCCGCCCTCCACCACCGcctcctctctccccctctcctccCTTCCCAACCGATCTTCGTCCCGGGTTGTCTCGCGCGAGGCGGCTCCGGACGATGACCCAAACCGTAGAAAAAGGCAGCTGATCTTCCTCTTCCCAGCTGCTACCGCCGTCGGGGTCAGTGGTGGCAGCCGCGCCCGGCTGCCAAAGGCAGGGGGCGGTGGTGGCGCGCCCATGGACtccccttcgcgcggaggcggggtCTTCTAGGGGCGGCGACAATGGACGGCGGGTCTGGTGGGGGTGGCCTTCGGCTAAACGTACCACCTGGATCATGGCGGGGGACGCAGTGGTGTGGCGGAAATCGGCGGGGTGGAAGGGCGGCAACGGGATCGGGCGGGAAGTAGCCGGCCGTCTCCGCCTCGTGGGCGTGCGTAGCCGCTACCCCGACGGCTGTCGGCCTCCACCGTCcaggttggaggaggaagatagaCCGTGGTTCGCATTGATGAGAATGATGATGCGGGTTGGCGACTAACAAGTTTCTATGGAGAACCAAGTAGTGATCGAAAACACTTGTCTTGGGACTACCTTAGATCCCTACATACATCAATTGATCAACCTTGGATCGTAATGGGTGATTTTAATGAAATTTTGTACTCAACTGAGAAAGAGGGAGGTGCAATGCGGCCTCAATGTTGCATGTAGGCTTTTAGGGACACCTTGATCGCATGCAACCTGGAGGATATGGGATATGAAGGAGACATTTTCACTTGGAGAAGAGGTAAAATCAGAGAGAGACTAGACCGTGCAGTATGTGATCCCAGATGGGCAGCGGAGTTTCTTTTGGCAGGGATAGTAAATGGAAATTTTGATAAATCGGACCATCGGCCGATTCTGGTGGATACTTAAAACATATGCGAGTATGCAAAGGCCGGTTAGCCAAGCACCCATGAGATTTCAAGCTCGATGGTTATGTGAAAACTCTATTGAAACAATAATCCAAACAACTTGGGACCATGCTAAGGAGATGCATGCAGAGGTCTCATTGTGTGATCATACGAAGGAGGACTATGAAGCTCTACATAGCTGGGATAGGAATGTTTTGAAGGGTCCCATGAAGAGGCTCTGTGAGCTGCAATTAGAGCTAAACCAAGTCCTCTCAGGACCCTTGTCAGATGAGGCTATCTCCAAACAAAGAGAAATACAATTTCAAATAGAAAATTTACTAGAGCAAGAAGACTTATATTGGGTGCAGCGTGTGCGTGTGAACTGGATGAAACATGGCGATCAAATTAAGGTTTTCTTTCACCGGTCTTCTTTAGCAAGAAGTGTTAAGGCAGCCTCTGCCGACGAGTATAGTCCGGCAAGACGACGTACGTACACGAGCACTTCCGTCGAGTTGCACACACGCTCAAAACAGCTAGCACCCTGGCAGGTGGATCGATTCAGCTAGCTAGTAGTCAGCACACAAGGAAAAACTATTAATCGCCGCAGATGCGTATCGCACCTGTTATTTTCTTTATTGCTCAACTCAAGAATCGATACATCGAGGTACTCTCTGGTGGTGCATATCTATACCACTATATAGCTAGTACACGAGTTTTGAATTTGGATTTACCACCCAGTTCTAGAGCTTTCCAATCTTTGACGCAATCTGGACCATTGATTTAAAGGTTAAAGCTATTATCTACCGTTCATCACAAAGAAACTCATTAGATCGAACGGCAGTGGGTGCTTGGATTCGCCACCTTCTCATTCCCGGCGCGCGCTCGCAGTTTAAAGCTGTTGAAGCAGCTGGACGGTTCGGGAAGGTCCACCCGCACAAGAAAAAGAGCTCCAACATATTTTATGGCGTAGTCAGGAGTTAGGGTAGAGCCCCACGTggatacaatcaaaatcttttgcATTGTCACTTCACGGTTGGAACCACCAAATGTGAACATTTTGTTAGCCTGTGCTTCGATTCCTAATAGATAACAAATGATTATTCAGACTGACACAAACTAAAAAAAATCTTATCTTAGAATAAAGCAGACAACAAGAAATGAT contains:
- the LOC124665253 gene encoding uncharacterized protein LOC124665253, with amino-acid sequence MGRAATMSLAMSLILLIAMFSTLPAAHADAGFISRTCKKTKNAAMCVAVLRDAPESTKASTAHGLAGIALQIAIDTADHNGAVIGDLAKKSQGTPQGDALAVCLGAYVDAAMDLDIDGRSGFDGGDYAGTSKLLSGAKGAGDACENAFKGIGKMPPVTAIDIMMTERCSVAADLVDLLIHK